Proteins encoded in a region of the Burkholderiales bacterium genome:
- a CDS encoding cold-shock protein yields MATGTVKWFNDSKGFGFITPDGGGEDLFAHFSAINMPGFKTLTEGQKVSFEITAGKGGKKQASNIQAV; encoded by the coding sequence ATGGCAACTGGCACCGTTAAGTGGTTCAACGACTCCAAAGGCTTCGGGTTCATCACCCCGGACGGCGGCGGCGAGGACCTCTTCGCGCACTTCTCCGCGATCAACATGCCCGGCTTCAAGACGCTGACCGAAGGACAGAAAGTCTCCTTCGAGATCACCGCCGGCAAAGGCGGCAAGAAGCAGGCGAGCAACATCCAGGCAGTCTAA
- a CDS encoding HlyD family secretion protein, whose product MDRAPSQASHNVDAPPAVRPTWRVWAKTAFIVVLAVVLLAWGGSWVKHRWTHVVVDDARVDGEVVTISSRVSGWLTDLPVIEGDYVKSGQPLAHIDDRDARLHREVLVARLNAIERQMGVTRAQSGQVAQETTGKYESEANRLKAAQAEVASMEANLKQAKLDQDRAAGLAAKEYISRQDMDRVRLAYAQAQEAHRKAVAEVAAARGNLAAAGGSRKQVAVMQQQISVLEQQAAEIRAEIARQDVDLTDRTIRAPADGRIVMTFVRKGEHVAAGQRIAMFHDPKQIWVQANVKETAIGQLKPGMPVDVRIDAYPGRVFRGEIYRIGQAATSKFALLPDPNPSGNFTKITQRLPVRILLADKDLALRPGMMAEVDIAVGNH is encoded by the coding sequence ATGGATCGCGCCCCCAGCCAGGCGTCTCACAACGTGGATGCACCCCCGGCCGTCAGGCCCACGTGGCGGGTATGGGCGAAGACCGCATTCATCGTCGTTCTCGCCGTGGTGCTGCTGGCGTGGGGCGGAAGCTGGGTCAAGCATCGTTGGACGCACGTCGTCGTCGACGACGCGCGCGTCGACGGCGAGGTGGTGACGATCTCGAGCCGGGTCTCCGGCTGGCTCACCGATCTTCCGGTGATCGAAGGCGACTATGTCAAGTCCGGCCAGCCGCTCGCGCACATCGACGACCGTGACGCGCGCCTGCACCGCGAAGTGCTCGTCGCACGCCTGAACGCGATCGAGCGCCAGATGGGCGTCACGCGCGCCCAGAGCGGCCAGGTCGCACAGGAGACGACCGGCAAGTACGAGAGCGAAGCGAACCGCCTCAAGGCCGCCCAGGCCGAGGTCGCTTCGATGGAAGCGAACCTCAAGCAGGCGAAGCTGGACCAGGACCGCGCCGCGGGATTGGCTGCGAAGGAATACATCTCGCGGCAGGACATGGACCGCGTGCGCCTCGCGTACGCGCAGGCGCAGGAGGCGCATCGCAAGGCGGTGGCGGAGGTGGCGGCCGCGCGCGGCAACCTCGCCGCGGCAGGCGGCAGCCGCAAGCAGGTCGCGGTCATGCAGCAGCAGATCTCGGTTCTCGAGCAGCAGGCCGCCGAAATCCGGGCGGAGATCGCGCGGCAGGACGTCGATCTCACCGACCGCACGATCCGGGCGCCCGCGGACGGCCGCATCGTCATGACCTTCGTGCGCAAGGGCGAGCACGTCGCGGCGGGCCAGCGCATCGCGATGTTCCACGACCCGAAGCAGATCTGGGTCCAGGCGAACGTCAAGGAGACCGCGATCGGGCAATTGAAGCCCGGCATGCCGGTCGACGTGCGCATCGACGCGTATCCGGGCCGCGTCTTCCGCGGCGAGATCTACCGCATCGGCCAGGCTGCGACCAGCAAGTTCGCGCTGCTGCCCGATCCCAATCCCAGCGGCAACTTCACCAAGATCACCCAGCGCCTGCCGGTGCGCATCCTCCTCGCCGACAAGGACCTCGCATTGAGACCCGGAATGATGGCCGAGGTCGACATTGCAGTCGGAAACCACTGA
- a CDS encoding tripartite tricarboxylate transporter substrate binding protein, translating into MPLRSTAIGAALLTACASVPAAQRDGSAAAYPSRPVRVIVPYSPGGSSDAVARVLSAKLSESLGQQFVIDNRPGAAGSLGREIVAKAAPDGYTLLVGDSPHTINVHVLKHVPYDPIRDFTPISLIATAPQLLIVHPGFAAKTVKEFVAAAHAQPGKLNYGSGGTGSITHLTGELFKLATRSDIVHVPYKSISIAMIDVIGGQIPAAFPTIPGAVPHVKAGRLRALAITAQKRSTMLPDVPTFEEAGVNGMVVTNWFGAFAPARLPQPLLAKLNKAIVDAIQSPDGRARYGALSLDIAATTPQAFDAHLKAELAKWGKVVEAAGIKPE; encoded by the coding sequence ATGCCCCTACGAAGCACGGCGATCGGCGCCGCGCTGCTGACTGCATGCGCTTCGGTGCCGGCGGCACAACGTGACGGCAGCGCGGCCGCTTATCCGTCGCGGCCGGTGCGCGTGATCGTCCCCTATTCGCCCGGCGGATCGTCCGATGCGGTGGCGCGCGTGCTGTCGGCGAAGCTCTCCGAATCGCTGGGCCAGCAGTTCGTGATCGATAATCGCCCCGGCGCCGCGGGCTCGCTCGGGCGCGAGATCGTCGCGAAAGCCGCGCCCGACGGCTACACGCTGCTCGTCGGCGATTCGCCGCATACGATCAACGTGCACGTGTTGAAGCACGTGCCGTACGATCCCATACGCGACTTCACGCCGATCTCGCTCATCGCGACGGCGCCTCAGCTATTGATCGTGCACCCGGGATTCGCGGCAAAGACGGTGAAAGAGTTCGTCGCCGCGGCGCACGCGCAGCCCGGCAAGCTCAATTACGGCTCGGGCGGCACCGGGTCGATCACGCATCTCACCGGCGAGCTCTTCAAGCTCGCGACGCGCAGCGACATCGTCCACGTGCCTTACAAGAGCATCTCGATCGCCATGATCGACGTGATCGGCGGGCAGATTCCCGCGGCGTTTCCGACGATCCCCGGCGCGGTGCCTCACGTGAAAGCGGGGCGCCTGCGCGCGCTGGCGATCACCGCGCAAAAGCGCTCGACGATGCTGCCCGACGTTCCGACGTTCGAGGAAGCGGGCGTGAACGGGATGGTGGTGACGAACTGGTTCGGCGCTTTCGCGCCCGCGCGCCTGCCGCAGCCGCTGCTCGCGAAGCTCAACAAGGCGATCGTCGATGCGATCCAGTCGCCCGACGGCCGCGCCAGATACGGCGCGCTGTCACTCGACATCGCCGCGACGACACCCCAGGCGTTCGACGCTCACCTCAAAGCCGAGCTCGCCAAATGGGGCAAGGTGGTCGAGGCAGCAGGCATCAAGCCTGAATAA
- a CDS encoding DHA2 family efflux MFS transporter permease subunit, with protein MQSETTEVLAARFGSRYRWFATVTVMLGTISAVLTTTTVNVAIPDIMGAFGIGQDRAQWLATGALAAMTVGMLLNAYLINRHGQRRTFIGALLVFIGALLVAGMAPNEHVLIACRVVQGLIAGILQPLSMYTLFRVFPPNQRGLAMGFFGMSVILGPALGPTLGGVMIEHFNWRAIFYVAVPVASLGVLLGTIFMPQREDPSARPRFDWIGFALLCTALACLLTGLSNGQREGWSSGFIVGMFVVSGLSVLALLWWELRETQPLVDLRVLGNGQFTCAATVAWMFGVGLFGSVFLVPLFVQTVQGYTPLDAGLLLMPGGVVLGLFMPFAGFLSDRVPTRGLIMSGLVCFALSSYFLATIDVNSGFWLLAGCVVLSRLGLALIKPSLNVTALRSLRPELLGQGAGMINFARQLGGAFGVNLLSVMLDRRTFFHSDTLTAMQTAANSGTAELLRQMQALLAQAGVSPDIQGAGAMHFLGRVLYAQAYTYGFRDAFLITAVIFTFGLIPAWIMGRRVAATARAPQAAMRRA; from the coding sequence TTGCAGTCGGAAACCACTGAAGTCCTGGCAGCGCGGTTCGGCTCGCGCTATCGCTGGTTCGCGACCGTCACGGTCATGCTCGGCACGATCTCCGCCGTGCTGACCACGACCACGGTCAACGTCGCCATCCCCGACATCATGGGCGCGTTCGGCATCGGCCAGGACCGCGCGCAGTGGCTGGCGACCGGCGCGCTCGCGGCGATGACCGTGGGCATGCTGCTCAACGCCTATCTGATCAACCGCCACGGCCAGCGCCGCACGTTCATCGGCGCGCTGCTCGTCTTCATCGGCGCGCTGCTCGTCGCCGGCATGGCGCCGAACGAGCACGTGCTGATCGCGTGCCGCGTCGTGCAGGGGCTCATCGCCGGCATCCTCCAGCCGCTCTCGATGTACACCCTGTTCCGCGTGTTTCCGCCGAACCAGCGCGGACTGGCGATGGGTTTCTTCGGGATGAGCGTCATCCTCGGCCCGGCGCTGGGACCGACGCTCGGCGGCGTCATGATCGAGCACTTCAACTGGCGCGCGATCTTCTACGTCGCGGTGCCCGTCGCGTCGCTGGGCGTGCTGCTCGGCACGATCTTCATGCCTCAGCGCGAGGACCCGTCGGCACGGCCGCGCTTCGACTGGATCGGCTTCGCGCTGCTCTGCACCGCGCTCGCGTGCCTGCTGACGGGCCTTTCGAACGGGCAGCGCGAAGGCTGGAGCTCCGGCTTCATCGTCGGCATGTTCGTCGTCTCCGGCCTGTCGGTGCTCGCCCTCCTGTGGTGGGAGCTGCGCGAGACGCAGCCGCTCGTCGACCTGCGCGTGCTCGGCAACGGCCAGTTCACGTGCGCGGCCACGGTGGCGTGGATGTTCGGCGTGGGACTGTTCGGCTCGGTCTTCCTCGTGCCGCTCTTCGTTCAGACGGTGCAGGGCTACACGCCGCTCGACGCGGGGCTGCTGCTGATGCCCGGCGGCGTCGTGCTCGGGCTCTTCATGCCGTTCGCCGGGTTCCTGAGCGATCGCGTGCCCACGCGCGGGCTGATCATGTCGGGGCTGGTGTGCTTCGCGCTGTCGTCGTATTTCCTCGCGACCATCGACGTGAACAGCGGCTTCTGGCTGCTCGCGGGCTGCGTCGTGCTGTCGCGCCTCGGGCTCGCGCTCATCAAGCCTTCGCTCAACGTCACCGCGCTGCGCTCGTTGCGGCCGGAGCTCCTGGGGCAGGGCGCCGGCATGATCAACTTCGCGCGCCAGCTCGGCGGCGCGTTCGGCGTGAACCTGCTGTCGGTGATGCTCGACCGGCGCACGTTCTTCCACAGCGACACGCTCACCGCCATGCAGACCGCGGCGAACTCGGGCACGGCGGAGCTCTTGCGGCAGATGCAGGCGCTGCTCGCGCAGGCGGGTGTCTCTCCGGACATCCAGGGCGCGGGCGCGATGCATTTCCTCGGGCGCGTGCTTTACGCGCAGGCGTATACGTACGGATTCCGCGACGCTTTCCTGATCACCGCGGTCATCTTCACGTTCGGTCTCATACCCGCATGGATCATGGGCCGTCGGGTCGCCGCCACGGCCCGCGCACCTCAAGCGGCGATGCGTAGGGCATAA
- a CDS encoding alpha-L-glutamate ligase, producing the protein MSKIYVIHENDAWVEPLRAAFAELSLPFEEWFIAEGTLDFSSTPPEGVFYNRMSASSHTRGHRYAPELTSGVLAWLESHGRRVINDSRALALEVNKLAQYGALARFGVKTPRTVAAVGRPHVVEAARGFEGAFITKHNRAGKGLGVRLFQDHAALEAYVASDQFEDSVDGITLIQEYIRSPEPCITRVEFIGGRFVYAVRVDTSLGFELCPADVCQVGDAFCPVGTAPVATAPRFNIIRGFNHPIVQKYREFIAANGIGIAGIEFITDARGELYTYDVNTNTNYNPDAERAAGLFGMREIARYLGEELAKLSPRRAAVAA; encoded by the coding sequence ATGTCCAAGATCTACGTCATCCACGAAAACGACGCCTGGGTCGAGCCGCTGCGCGCGGCCTTCGCCGAGCTTTCCCTGCCTTTCGAAGAATGGTTCATCGCCGAAGGCACGCTCGATTTCTCGAGCACGCCGCCCGAAGGCGTGTTCTACAACCGCATGAGCGCGTCCTCGCACACGCGCGGCCATCGCTACGCTCCCGAGCTCACGTCGGGCGTGCTGGCGTGGCTCGAATCGCACGGCCGGCGGGTGATCAACGACAGCCGCGCCCTCGCGCTGGAAGTGAACAAGCTCGCGCAATACGGCGCGCTGGCGCGCTTCGGGGTGAAAACGCCGCGCACCGTCGCGGCGGTCGGCCGGCCGCACGTCGTCGAAGCGGCGCGCGGCTTCGAAGGCGCCTTCATCACCAAGCACAACCGCGCCGGCAAAGGCCTCGGCGTGAGGCTGTTCCAGGACCACGCCGCGCTCGAAGCCTACGTCGCGAGCGACCAGTTCGAGGATTCGGTCGACGGCATCACGCTCATCCAGGAATACATCCGCTCGCCCGAGCCCTGCATCACGCGCGTGGAGTTCATCGGCGGGCGCTTCGTCTACGCGGTGCGCGTCGACACCTCCCTCGGTTTCGAGCTCTGCCCGGCGGACGTCTGCCAGGTCGGCGACGCGTTCTGCCCGGTCGGCACCGCGCCGGTTGCGACGGCGCCGCGGTTCAACATCATCCGGGGCTTCAATCACCCCATCGTCCAGAAGTACCGCGAGTTCATCGCCGCGAACGGCATCGGGATCGCGGGCATCGAGTTCATCACCGACGCCAGGGGTGAGCTCTACACCTACGACGTCAACACCAACACCAACTACAACCCCGACGCCGAGCGCGCGGCCGGCCTCTTTGGGATGCGGGAGATCGCCAGGTACCTCGGTGAGGAGCTTGCGAAGCTGAGTCCGCGCCGCGCAGCCGTCGCCGCGTAG